The Euphorbia lathyris chromosome 2, ddEupLath1.1, whole genome shotgun sequence genome includes a window with the following:
- the LOC136220334 gene encoding uncharacterized protein encodes MEPFSRFAGSAARYYRAFSFAHIRAAQRGFATAAETGSAGDHSGDDPKPSAPTGEPEETRDHYEPETGKPETEHRPPKKGTDPFVQPRAPYGTSPGLESNGVNNPAEPQIQQRREKSSTTSTAVLEEVACAGLDGSPWPEEKEKKQEDEEDDNEYYKHHKASPLSEIEIADTRKPITRATDEIADVKGKDVIGWLPEQVDTAEEALERASRIWRENAMRGNPESPHGRVLRQLRGEWF; translated from the exons ATGGAACCATTTTCACGATTTGCTGGCTCCGCTGCAAGATACTACAGGGCCTTCTCTTTCGCCCATATTCGAGCTGCGCAAAGAGGATTTGCCACCGCTGCAGAAACTGGTAGCGCAGGTGATCATTCCGGTGATGACCCGAAACCCTCTGCTCCCACCGGTGAACCTGAA GAAACAAGAGATCATTACGAGCCAGAAACGGGTAAGCCAGAAACGGAACACAGGCCGCCGAAAAAAGGAACGGATCCATTTGTACAGCCAAGGGCGCCATATGGTACTTCGCCTGGACTGGAAAGCAATGGAGTAAATAATCCTGCAGAACCTCAAATTCAACAAAGAAGGGAGAAATCAAGTACTACTTCAACGGCAGTACTAGAGGAAGTGGCCTGCGCTGGGTTAGACGGAAGTCCGTGGCCGGAGGAGAAGGAAAAGAagcaagaagatgaagaggatgaCAATGAATATTATAAGCATCATAAGGCATCTCCGTTGTCGGAGATTGAGATAGCGGATACTAGGAAGCCGATAACAAGAGCAACTGATGAGATAGCGGATGTGAAAGGGAAAGACGTGATTGGGTGGCTGCCGGAGCAGGTGGACACGGCGGAGGAAGCGTTGGAAAGAGCAAGTAGGATATGGCGGGAAAATGCAATGCGTGGGAATCCAGAGTCTCCTCATGGAAGGGTTCTTAGACAGCTCCGTGGGGAATGGTTTTGA